Proteins co-encoded in one Gemmatimonadaceae bacterium genomic window:
- a CDS encoding TetR family transcriptional regulator: MPGQKAPEETRRDQLLAAAHAVAARRGINGLTVRAVAAQAKLSHGLVLFHFRRRDELVTALLDRVLANTFLLTTSNDVRQIPDAEGRFIAAIRQEMDRLAEAPRLVRLFFEYWALGSRHGRVRSKVGAALSEYRAAFRTLAEEALETDRARFTGATPEGLAAVAVSLITGCAVQAMIDPEGFDIAEYRAAAQSAMGRGRPRAKKRGQKAAFAAIA; this comes from the coding sequence ATGCCCGGACAGAAAGCACCAGAGGAAACTCGCCGCGACCAGCTTCTGGCGGCGGCCCACGCCGTGGCCGCGCGCCGCGGGATCAACGGCCTAACGGTTCGTGCCGTGGCCGCCCAGGCGAAGCTCAGCCATGGCCTCGTGCTGTTTCACTTTCGGCGGAGGGACGAGCTCGTCACCGCGCTGCTCGACCGGGTGCTCGCGAACACCTTCCTCCTCACGACCTCGAACGATGTCCGTCAGATTCCGGACGCCGAGGGTCGCTTCATCGCCGCGATCCGGCAGGAAATGGATCGCTTGGCTGAGGCCCCGCGCCTGGTGCGGCTCTTCTTCGAGTATTGGGCGCTCGGCTCGAGACATGGCCGCGTCCGATCGAAGGTCGGCGCTGCTCTGTCCGAGTATCGCGCGGCATTCCGTACGCTGGCCGAGGAAGCGTTGGAGACCGATCGAGCCCGATTCACCGGCGCGACGCCAGAGGGCTTGGCCGCCGTCGCCGTCAGCCTCATCACCGGGTGCGCCGTGCAGGCGATGATCGACCCGGAGGGTTTCGACATCGCGGAGTATCGCGCGGCGGCGCAAAGCGCGATGGGACGCGGGCGGCCCCGCGCGAAGAAGCGTGGCCAGAAAGCGGCCTTCGCGGCAATCGCCTAA